From the Prunus dulcis chromosome 4, ALMONDv2, whole genome shotgun sequence genome, one window contains:
- the LOC117626220 gene encoding pentatricopeptide repeat-containing protein At5g27110, which translates to MDAAKLLSLLRTCIISKSLKQGKLIHQKMLTLGLQNDPALCKNLINFYFSCHFCESAKLVFQSIENPSSISLWNGVMTGFTKNHMFVEALELFESLLRYPYIGPDSYTYPSVLKACGALGQVGFGKMIHNHLIKTGFVSDIVVASSLVCMYAKCNVFDCAIRLFDEMPERDVACWNTVISCYYQDGQAQKAMELFEKMRNSGFTPNSVTLTTVISSCARLFDLERGMKIHKELIKDQLVLDSFVTSALVDMYGKCGCLDMAKEVFEQIPIKNVVAWNSMIAAYSVTGDSISCIQFFRRMNHEGTSPTLTTFSSILLACSRSAQLLHGKFIHAFMIRNIIEADIYIYSSLIDLYFVSGSVSSAKNVFEKMPKTNTVSWNVMISGYVKVGDYFGALAIYDDMKEAGVRPNAITVTSILSACSQLAALEKGKEIHRTVIDSEFETNEIMMGALLDMYAKCGAVDEALNVFNRLPDRDLVSWTSMITAYGSHGQALEALKLFGEMQQSNAKPDGVTLLAVLSACSHVGLVDEGCHYFNQMITNYGIKPRIEHYSCLIDLLGRAGRLNEAYEILQRTSEIREDVDLLSTLFSACHLHRDLDLGVKIARLLIEKNPDDHSTYIMLSNTYASVKKWDEVKKVRLKMKELGLRKNPGCSWIEINKKIHPFFVGDKSHPQSEMVCECLTFLASHMERDELLSN; encoded by the coding sequence ATGGACGCCGCAAAATTATTAAGTCTCTTAAGGACATGTATCATTTCCAAGTCGCTGAAGCAAGGCAAGCTCATCCACCAAAAGATGCTCACTCTGGGTTTACAGAACGACCCTGCCCTCTGCAAAAACCTCATAAACTTTTACTTCTCTTGCCATTTTTGTGAGAGTGCAAAGCTTGTTTTCCAATCCATCGAAAACCCATCCAGTATTTCGTTGTGGAATGGCGTCATGACAGGTTTCACGAAGAACCACATGTTCGTTGAAGCTCTTGAGCTCTTTGAAAGTTTGCTGCGTTACCCTTATATTGGTCCTGATAGTTACACTTATCCAAGTGTTCTTAAGGCCTGTGGTGCATTGGGTCAAGTTGGTTTTGGGAAAATGATCCATAACCATTTGATAAAGACTGGTTTCGTATCAGATATTGTGGTTGCCAGCTCTCTTGTGTGCATGTATGCTAAATGCAACGTGTTTGACTGTGCTATACGGCTATTTGATGAAATGCCTGAGAGAGATGTGGCATGTTGGAATACTGTAATTTCTTGTTATTATCAAGATGGGCAAGCTCAAAAGGCAATGGAATTGTTTGAAAAGATGAGGAACTCTGGCTTTACTCCTAATTCAGTAACGCTGACAACTGTTATTTCATCATGTGCAAGACTTTTTGATTTGGAGAGAGGTATGAAGATTCACAAGGAGTTGATAAAAGATCAGTTGGTTTTGGATTCTTTTGTTACTTCTGCTCTTGTGGACATGTATGGAAAATGTGGATGTTTAGATATGGCTAAAGAGGTTTTTGAGCAAATCCCAATAAAGAATGTGGTTGCTTGGAATTCTATGATCGCAGCATACAGTGTAACTGGCGACAGTATATCTTGTATCCAATTTTTTAGAAGGATGAATCATGAAGGAACGAGTCCCACTTTAACTACTTTTAGCAGCATATTGTTGGCCTGTTCAAGGTCAGCCCAACTGCTTCACGGAAAATTTATACATGCATTCATGATAAGAAACATTATAGAGGCTGATATCTACATTTACAGCTCACTTATTGATCTCTATTTCGTGTCTGGAAGTGTGTCATCAGCTAAAAATGTCTTTGAAAAAATGCCTAAGACAAATACAGTTTCCTGGAATGTTATGATTTCTGGATATGTGAAAGTGGGTGATTATTTTGGGGCTCTGGCCATATATGATGACATGAAAGAAGCTGGTGTAAGGCCAAATGCCATCACAGTAACTAGTATCTTATCGGCTTGTTCACAACTAGCAGCACTGGAAAAGGGTAAGGAGATTCACAGAACTGTAATTGATAGTGAGTTTGAAACCAATGAAATAATGATGGGGGCTCTTCTTGACATGTATGCTAAATGTGGTGCGGTGGATGAAGCactaaatgtttttaatagaTTACCAGATAGAGATCTTGTTTCATGGACCTCCATGATCACTGCTTATGGATCTCATGGTCAAGCTTTAGAAGCTTTGAAGCTTTTTGGTGAAATGCAGCAATCCAATGCAAAACCTGATGGAGTTACTCTTCTTGCAGTTCTATCTGCTTGTAGCCATGTGGGGCTAGTTGATGAAGGTTGTCACTATTTCAATCAAATGATCACCAACTATGGAATTAAACCTAGAATAGAACATTACTCTTGCTTGATAGATCTTCTTGGACGTGCTGGAAGATTGAATGAAGCTTACGAAATTCTCCAAAGAACTTCAGAAATTAGGGAGGATGTTGACTTGTTAAGCACACTATTTTCCGCATGTCATTTGCACAGAGATCTAGATTTGGGTGTGAAAATTGCAAGATTGCTAATTGAGAAGAATCCCGATGATCATTCAACTTATATCATGTTATCAAATACTTATGCTTCTGTCAAAAAATGGGATGAGGTTAAGAAGGTGAGATTGAAGATGAAAGAATTGGGATTAAGGAAAAATCCGGGATGTAGCTGGATTGAGATTAACAAGAAGATCCATCCCTTCTTTGTCGGAGACAAGTCCCACCCACAATCAGAAATGGTATGTGAATGTCTCACATTTCTTGCCAGTCACATGGAGAGAGATGAGCTGCTTTCAAACTGA
- the LOC117623801 gene encoding uncharacterized protein LOC117623801 isoform X1, translating to MAKENSCLTRVATGAAIGGAIGGAVVIFLCVCTGSVYGTYEAIRFKMPGLLKIRHVGQTTLSSAALFGLFLGAGSLIHCGRN from the exons ATGGCTAAGGAAAATAGCTGCTTGACACGCGTGGCAACCGGAGCTGCAATCGGTGGAGCCATCGGTGGTGCCGTCG tcatatttttatgtgTATGTACAGGTTCGGTGTATGGGACATATGAGGCTATAAGGTTTAAG ATGCCAGGGCTTCTGAAGATCAGACATGTTGGACAAACAACGCTTTCAAGTGCAGCTCTGTTCGGTCTTTTCTTAGGTGCTGGGAGCTTGATTCATTGTGGAAGGAATTAA
- the LOC117623801 gene encoding uncharacterized protein LOC117623801 isoform X2, which translates to MAKENSCLTRVATGAAIGGAIGGAVGSVYGTYEAIRFKMPGLLKIRHVGQTTLSSAALFGLFLGAGSLIHCGRN; encoded by the exons ATGGCTAAGGAAAATAGCTGCTTGACACGCGTGGCAACCGGAGCTGCAATCGGTGGAGCCATCGGTGGTGCCGTCG GTTCGGTGTATGGGACATATGAGGCTATAAGGTTTAAG ATGCCAGGGCTTCTGAAGATCAGACATGTTGGACAAACAACGCTTTCAAGTGCAGCTCTGTTCGGTCTTTTCTTAGGTGCTGGGAGCTTGATTCATTGTGGAAGGAATTAA